The following proteins are encoded in a genomic region of Rattus rattus isolate New Zealand chromosome 2, Rrattus_CSIRO_v1, whole genome shotgun sequence:
- the Fzd4 gene encoding frizzled-4, producing the protein MAWQGTGPSVRGMPGGVRLRLGLLLLQLLLLLRPALGFGDEEERRCDPIRIAMCQNLGYNVTKMPNLVGHELQTDAELQLTTFTPLIQYGCSSQLQFFLCSVYVPMCTEKINIPIGPCGGMCLSVKRRCEPVLKEFGFAWPDSLNCSKFPPQNDHNHMCMEGPGDEEVPLPHKTPIQPGEECHSVGTNSDQYIWVKRSLNCVLKCGYDAGLYSRSAKEFTDIWMAVWASLCFISTTFTVLTFLIDSSRFSYPERPIIFLSMCYNIYSIAYIVRLTVGRERISCDFEEAAEPVLIQEGLKNTGCAIIFLLMYFFGMASSIWWVILTLTWFLAAGLKWGHEAIEMHSSYFHIAAWAIPAMKTIVILIMRLVDADELTGLCYVGNQNLDALTGFVVAPLFTYLVIGTLFIAAGLVALFKIRSNLQKDGTKTDKLERLMVKIGVFSVLYTVPATCVIACYFYEISNWALFRYSADDSNMAVEMLKIFMSLLVGITSGMWIWSAKTLHTWQKCSNRLVNSGKVKREKRGNGWVKPGKGNETVV; encoded by the exons ATGGCTTGGCAGGGCACAGGGCCAAGCGTCCGGGGGATGCCTGGAGGCGTCAGGCTCAggctggggctgctgctgctgcagttgcTCCTGCTCCTGCGGCCGGCCCTGGGGTTCGGGGACGAGGAGGAGCGGCGTTGCGACCCCATCCGCATCGCCATGTGCCAGAACCTCGGCTACAACGTGACCAAGATGCCCAACTTAGTGGGACACGAGCTGCAGACAGACGCCGAGCTGCAGCTGACAACTTTCACGCCGCTCATCCAGTACGGCTGCTCCAGCCAGCTGCAG TTCTTCCTTTGTTCGGTTTATGTGCCAATGTGCACAGAAAAGATCAACATCCCCATCGGCCCGTGCGGTGGCATGTGTCTTTCAGTCAAGAGACGATGTGAACCAGTCCTGAAAGAATTTGGGTTTGCCTGGCCGGACAGCCTGAACTGCAGCAAGTTCCCACCCCAGAACGACCACAACCACATGTGCATGGAAGGACCAGGTGACGAAGAGGTACCCTTGCCCCACAAAACTCCCATCCAGCCGGGGGAAGAGTGCCACTCCGTGGGAACCAATTCCGATCAGTACATCTGGGTGAAAAGGAGCCTGAACTGTGTTCTCAAGTGTGGCTACGATGCTGGCTTGTACAGCCGCTCAGCTAAGGAGTTCACGGATATTTGGATGGCCGTGTGGGCCAGCCTCTGCTTCATCTCTACCACCTTCACTGTGCTGACCTTCCTGATCGATTCGTCCAGGTTTTCTTACCCTGAGCGCCCCATCATATTCCTCAGTATGTGCTATAATATTTATAGCATTGCTTATATTGTTCGGCTTACTGTAGGCCGGGAAAGGATATCCTGTGATTTTGAAGAGGCGGCAGAACCCGTTCTCATCCAAGAGGGACTTAAGAACACAGGATGTGCAATAATTTTCTTGCTGATGTACTTTTTTGGAATGGCCAGCTCCATTTGGTGGGTTATTCTGACACTCACTTGGTTTTTGGCAGCCGGACTCAAGTGGGGTCACGAAGCCATTGAAATGCACAGTTCCTATTTCCACATCGCAGCCTGGGCTATCCCTGCCATGAAAACCATTGTCATCCTGATTATGAGACTAGTGGATGCCGATGAGCTGACTGGCCTGTGCTATGTCGGGAACCAAAACCTAGATGCCCTCACCGGCTTTGTGGTGGCACCTCTCTTTACCTATTTGGTGATTGGAACTCTATTCATTGCTGCAGGCTTGGTGGCCCTCTTCAAAATTCGGTCAAATCTTCAAAAAGATGGGACCAAGACAGACAAGTTGGAAAGGCTAATGGTCAAGATCGGGGTCTTCTCGGTACTGTACACGGTTCCTGCAACCTGTGTGATTGCCTGTTATTTCTATGAAATCTCAAACTGGGCACTCTTTCGGTATTCTGCAGATGACTCAAACATGGCAGTCGAAATGTTGAAAATTTTTATGTCTTTGCTCGTGGGCATCACTTCAGGCATGTGGATTTGGTCTGCCAAAACTCTTCACACGTGGCAAAAATGTTCTAACCGATTGGTGAATTCTGGGAaggtaaagagagagaagagggggaatgGTTGGGTGAAGCCAGGGAAGGGCAACGAAACTGTGGTGTAG